The Corylus avellana chromosome ca8, CavTom2PMs-1.0 genome has a segment encoding these proteins:
- the LOC132190162 gene encoding uncharacterized protein LOC132190162: protein MGDKKYMYLIIRLPNSRVLILLTRAMLLGLLVVSFPWIGSIVGGSSTSSPPINPNRAMINLEILPLLFRDLTNEGLLKIGEKEKVIFISNGNEEAIHRSSQIILKEIEIEMDFISVTDLEKQSSIPSETFDFAMASNFPAAVDFIDRTLKIGGIVVVELSENPFAAFHKPSNYKIVYLRRFGSAVMAMKKTGPVERRVSGYAPEAKKAALENLEDVLLEPPRAGSGKSSRYLKRTRYLPDLMGDSLESYPRRVFIDVGLPEKEGGSGTGWFAKHYPTRNKDFEMYKIETVTDGKEVPQIGMSDWLRRNVKDEEYVVMKAETEVVEEMVKSKAIGLVDELFLECKPQGHGGRKKGNNNNYGGRRAYWECLALYGRLRDEGVAVHQWWG, encoded by the coding sequence ATGGGGGATAAGAAATACATGTATTTGATAATCAGGCTCCCAAATTCCAGGGTTTTGATTCTTCTCACTCGCGCCATGCTTTTGGGATTGCTTGTTGTTTCCTTCCCTTGGATTGGGTCGATCGTTGGAGGATCCTCAACCTCTTCACCACCCATTAATCCTAATCGGGCTATGATCAATCTCGAAATTTTGCCATTGCTCTTCCGTGATTTGACGAATGAAGGCCTCCTGAAAATtggggagaaagagaaagttaTTTTCATTAGCAATGGAAACGAGGAGGCAATTCACAGGTCGTCTCAGATAAttctaaaagaaattgaaattgaaatggaTTTCATCTCTGTCACGGATTTGGAGAAACAGAGCTCGATTCCGAGCGAAACTTTCGATTTTGCCATGGCATCTAACTTCCCTGCCGCCGTGGATTTCATCGACCGAACTCTCAAGATCGGCGGAATTGTCGTAGTTGAGCTCAGCGAAAACCCATTCGCTGCATTCCACAAGCCATCCAATTACAAAATCGTTTACCTGAGGAGATTCGGCTCCGCCGTCATGGCGATGAAGAAAACCGGCCCTGTTGAAAGAAGGGTATCTGGGTATGCTCCGGAGGCGAAGAAGGCGGCGCTTGAGAATCTGGAAGACGTGCTGCTGGAACCGCCGAGGGCCGGTTCAGGGAAATCCAGCCGGTATTTGAAACGAACCAGGTACCTTCCTGATTTGATGGGCGACTCGCTCGAGAGCTACCCTCGCCGGGTGTTCATAGACGTCGGCTTGCCAGAGAAGGAGGGCGGCAGCGGGACCGGCTGGTTCGCCAAGCATTACCCAACAAGGAACAAGGACTTCGAGATGTACAAGATTGAGACCGTGACGGACGGCAAGGAGGTGCCGCAAATCGGCATGTCGGATTGGTTGAGGAGGAACGTGAAAGACGAGGAGTACGTGGTTATGAAGGCGGAGACGGAAGTGGTGGAGGAGATGGTGAAGAGCAAGGCGATTGGGTTGGTGGACGAGCTTTTCTTGGAGTGCAAGCCACAGGGGCACGGTGGAAGAAAGAAGGGGAATAATAATAACTATGGGGGGCGAAGGGCTTACTGGGAGTGCTTGGCTCTGTACGGACGGCTGAGGGATGAAGGTGTTGCAGTGCACCAGTGGTGGGGTTGA